A window of the Aquarana catesbeiana isolate 2022-GZ linkage group LG05, ASM4218655v1, whole genome shotgun sequence genome harbors these coding sequences:
- the LOC141144291 gene encoding uncharacterized protein isoform X2 yields the protein MRPLKIGSVKGNIGHTESAAGMAGLIKVLLMMHHEVIPPSLHYSKELGIKQIEESKLVVPTAPENWHEDVKFGRMAGINCFGFGGTNSHVIIKQYKENNSKHHSKRPSEIFVLSACSSKSLQLSIEDMKQELSKMPSSLSLENLVYTAACRRSHVNFKYRASFLASSLPNLQQQLQSVNTETPPATKSPQIVFVFCGNGVLSKGMCKLLLENEEVFKAKCLEVDKMIQVYTSLSVVQLLENEYDDFSSPDVAQLLLFTIQVSLVDLLRHWGVNPDCVLGHSVGEVAAAYCSGLLLLEDAVKVIYQRSKLQCTVTGGKMLVVGNVPVKEISNIVLSSNGKACIAAYNSPSSCTLSGDGEAIQQINDHLSQHYKKRNIFLHDLNVPAAYHSHLMDPILDDIKDILSNLHTNNLKCELISTTTGKPATKGDFTTGEYWAKNIRDPVEFEQAIKASANDKEHIVFIEIGPRRALQKNIVDILGLNTFVMPAAHPKNEHETLFSLLSALFNKGYNPNWNNIFSEYKSSPSYIPRYQFEHNKQDIRFDEIRQGNQSAGSLIHPLVHSVSADFTKFKCTLSKSLTQYVYEHKNLGSTLVPGAFFVELALAAAVISLKPRVPLHSLEISAKFLNPCILQRESQELNVQIHQQDQEIHYEILTSHVYATGHVQKLNSRTDGDKRIYIQHIVKRCQTVFKKEDVYELLSTFGFEYGKIYKQLCDVYYGEELNEGIAKIKVGDVKETMYEYHIHPVILDCFLQMVVCVVGSRIKDAVAIFPSSIGSLTIFQPLQEEMVIYIKTITITESYAEVCGCFADTNGLVLAEIKNARMASMKQAARTQTNNFLQINWTKIPSLKSELNEKPSMLVYADNSGVSQQLSAYIHEGVNYINFHSWDSDIQLHKLLNSECKDVVFMWGIHRLSDTIPNNSTQYLAKCCEVYRKLILAVKQKGSEASIKTVTFRTTENTVDHINPGFVFVGMTRACITEMTNITFQLIDIGSSSPQDVAVLAQVLLHYKPNDHPELRIKEGCIYTGEIINTDTEASRQLSAPLEKSDNFTLCTSDIHTIADLSAEPNNSRLNKLAGKDVEIRIDKIGAHTEDYFPVSLSSWQYGNTLYWNSRVSDKHKLIVLDLAGTVTAIGRDVQKIQVGDRVASCYPTVADSKVRIPERVCCLIKKFPMLRDTPFVSLFVLAWEILHKRLPHAKNKPKLTIVTTDEKSVLSTLLSKAAKQRGWETTISPGITANGKQCSAMIILPTSKIISGEDLAQLSILKDVVIICDHKNSTYFHSLLSSCRQNIHIHILNLATVFQRAYLQAFAKDIYKFLRSLSSDVHLVLPKSIIQTSNSTSNLNNTVSSYFKAQSLPLIELDNNTIRKIPMSISGAVLFKHNAVYIVAGGLTGLGFETVKFILHNGGGHIVILSRRNPNTEMEQQLVKARSENENTKVITLQCNISHYADVKKAIDSIQKIFPNIPVKGVFHSAVVLHDSILEMLNLSLFEKVLSPKVDGVVNLHLATLNQKLDYFVCYSSIASFAGNSGQANYAAANSFLDIFCQYRRNLGLPAQSINWGALNTGLLLDRTQVHNILQAKGLLLITVPEIHEYLKKSLLIDNPQQAIVKFDFKLMYDSLASRIPVMKRRFLSLVLEHVNNLDDKKQIKQSKVNKQKSEDYILSLVSELTSVTISDITMSSLLNSLGIDSMLAMTLQNRIFEEKEVNVPVVKLLDPNTTILDVASLIKQNSPDEEKLVGSIILETRL from the coding sequence ATGAGACCTTTGAAGATTGGATCAGTTAAAGGAAATATTGGACACACTGAATCAGCTGCTGGAATGGCTGGATTAATAAAGGTTCTGCTAATGATGCATcatgaagtgattcccccatcttTACATTATTCTAAAGAACTTGGTATTAAACAAATTGAAGAATCCAAACTAGTTGTTCCAACAGCTCCTGAAAATTGGCATGAAGATGTAAAATTTGGAAGAATGGCTGGCATTAATTGCTTTGGCTTTGGGGGAACTAATTCTCATGTCATCATCaaacaatacaaagaaaacaaTTCCAAACATCACTCCAAAAGACCTTCAGAAATATTTGTTCTCTCAGCTTGCTCCAGCAAATCACTTCAACTCAGCATTGAAGACATGAAGCAAGAGCTGAGCAAAATGCCATCATCATTGTCTCTGGAAAACTTGGTCTACACTGCTGCCTGCAGAAGAAGTCATGTTAATTTCAAATACAGAGCATCATTTCTTGCCTCATCCCTGCCTAATCTGCAACAGCAACTTCAGTCTGTAAATACAGAGACACCCCCAGCCACAAAAAGCCCTCAgattgtgtttgtgttttgtgggAATGGAGTCCTTTCCAAAGGGATGTGCAAGTTATTGCTAGAAAATGAGGAAGTCTTTAAAGCTAAATGTTTAGAGGTAGACAAGATGATTCAAGTTTACACTTCCCTTTCTGTTGTACAATTGCTGGAGAATGAATATGATGACTTTTCCAGCCCAGATGTTGCACAGTTGTTGCTCTTTACCATCCAGGTGTCATTGGTGGATCTTCTTAGACACTGGGGGGTGAATCCAGACTGTGTTTTGGGACATTCAGTAGGAGAAGTTGCTGCAGCCTATTGTTCTGGTCTTCTTTTGCTTGAAGATGCTGTCAAAGTTATTTATCAAAGGAGCAAATTGCAGTGTACAGTAACTGGAGGGAAAATGCTTGTGGTTGGAAATGTACCAGTAAAAGAAATATCAAATATAGTCTTGTCAAGCAATGGGAAAGCATGTATTGCTGCTTACAACAGTCCCTCCTCATGCACACTTTCTGGAGACGGAGAAGCTATACAGCAGATCAATGATCACTTATCTCAACACTACAAGAAACGCAATATATTTCTCCATGATTTAAATGTCCCAGCTGCATACCACAGTCACTTGATGGACCCAATACTGGATGACATAAAAGACATTTTATCAAACTTACACACAAATAATTTGAAATGTGAGCTGATTTCAACAACCACTGGTAAGCCAGCAACAAAAGGAGATTTTACAACTGGAGAATACTGGGCCAAAAATATTCGTGATCCAGTTGAGTTCGAACAAGCTATAAAAGCTTCTGCAAATGATAAAGAACACATTGTGTTTATAGAAATTGGGCCACGCAGAGCACTACAAAAAAACATTGTTGACATCCTTGGATTAAATACATTTGTTATGCCTGCTGCACATCCAAAAAATGAGCATGAAACTCTTTTCTCTTTGCTGAGTGCTCTTTTCAATAAGGGTTACAATCCTAATTGGAACAATATTTTTTCTGAATACAAATCTTCTCCATCTTACATTCCAAGATATCAATTTGAGCACAACAAGCAAGATATCCGTTTTGATGAAATTAGGCAAGGAAACCAATCTGCAGGCTCTCTCATTCATCCACTGGTGCACAGTGTAAGTGCAGATTTCACCAAGTTTAAATGCACTCTGTCAAAATCACTGACACAATATGTTTATGAGCACAAGAATTTGGGGTCTACCCTTGTTCCTGGTGCATTCTTTGTAGAACTTGCATTGGCAGCTGCAGTTATAAGCTTAAAACCTAGAGTGCCCTTACACTCCTTAGAAATCAGCGCAAAATTTTTGAATCCCTGTATTCTTCAAAGAGAATCTCAGGAGCTAAATGTCCAGATACACCAACAAGACCAAGAAATTCATTATGAAATTCTGACATCACATGTCTATGCAACTGGGCATGTGCAAAAACTTAACAGTAGAACAGATGGGGACAAAAGAATTTACATTCAGCATATTGTCAAGAGATGTCAGACGGTTTTCAAAAAGGAAGATGTCTATGAATTACTATCCACTTTTGGATTTGAGTATGGAAAGATCTACAAACAACTGTGTGATGTTTACTACGGGGAAGAGCTGAATGAAGGGATTGCTAAGATTAAAGTTGGAGATGTCAAAGAAACAATGTATGAATACCACATACACCCAGTGATTTTGGACTGTTTCCTTCAAATGGTTGTTTGTGTGGTTGGTTCTCGAATAAAAGACGCTGTAGCAATATTTCCATCTTCCATAGGAAGTTTGACCATTTTCCAACCTCTTCAAGAGGAAATGGTGATCTACATAAAAACAATAACAATCACAGAAAGTTACGCTGAAGTCTGTGGATGCTTTGCTGATACCAATGGTTTGGTGTTGGCAGAGAtaaaaaatgccaggatggcatcAATGAAACAAGCAGCAAGAACACAAACTAATAACTTTTTGCAAATTAATTGGACAAAAATACCAAGCTTGAAAAGTGAATTAAATGAGAAACCAAGCATGCTGGTTTATGCAGATAACTCTGGAGTAAGCCAGCAATTATCAGCATACATACATGAAGGAGTGAACTACATTAACTTTCACAGCTGGGATTCAGACATTCAGTTACACAAACTCCTCAACAGTGAGTGTAAAGATGTTGTGTTTATGTGGGGGATCCATAGACTCAGTGATACAATTCCAAACAATTCAACACAATATCTAGCGAAATGTTGTGAGGTCTACCGAAAACTGATTTTGGCAGTAAAACAGAAAGGTTCTGAAGCATCTATCAAGACAGTCACATTCAGAACAACAGAAAACACTGTAGATCACATTAatcctggttttgtttttgttgggaTGACACGAGCTTGTATTACTGAAATGACCAACATTACTTTTCAGCTAATCGATATTGGCTCTTCAAGTCCACAAGATGTGGCAGTGCTTGCTCAAGTTCTCCTTCACTACAAACCAAATGACCACCCAGAGTTAAGGATAAAAGAAGGCTGTATTTACACAGGTGAAATTATAAATACAGACACTGAAGCCAGTAGACAACTATCAGCACCGTTAGAGAAGTCAGATAATTTTACTTTGTGCACTTCAGATATTCATACTATAGCTGACCTTTCTGCTGAACCAAATAATTCTAGACTTAATAAGCTCGCAGGCAAAGATGTGGAGATAAGAATTGACAAAATAGGTGCCCACACCGAAGACTATTTTCCTGTTAGTCTTTCTAGCTGGCAATATGGAAACACATTGTACTGGAATAGTAGGGTTTCTGATAAACATAAGCTAATTGTTCTGGATTTAGCAGGAACTGTAACAGCCATTGGAAGAGATGTCCAGAAAATTCAAGTTGGGGATAGAGTTGCTTCATGTTATCCAACAGTTGCAGATTCCAAAGTGAGGATTCCAGAGAGAGTTTGCTGTTTAATTAAGAAGTTTCCAATGCTAAGAGATACACCTTTTGTTTCTCTGTTTGTCTTGGCTTGGGAAATTTTACATAAGAGACTACCACATGCAAAAAATAAACCTAAACTCACAATTGTAACAACAGATGAAAAGTCAGTTCTGAGTACACTTTTATCAAAGGCAGCAAAACAAAGAGGCTGGGAAACCACAATATCTCCAGGAATTACAGCTAATGGCAAGCAGTGCAGTGCTATGATTATTCTTCCTACATCGAAAATAATATCAGGAGAAGACCTTGCCCAGCTTTCAATTCTTAAAGATGTGGTAATCATATGTGACCACAAAAATTCTACCTATTTCCACAGTTTATTAAGCAGCTGCAGACAAAACATTCACATACACATACTTAACCTTGCAACTGTTTTTCAAAGAGCATACCTGCAAGCGTTTGCCAAAGACATTTACAAATTTCTTCGGTCACTGTCTTCAGACGTTCACCTCGTCTTACCTAAATCTATAATCCAGACTTCTAACAGTACTTCAAATCTGAACAATACAGTGTCTAGTTATTTTAAAGCACAATCTTTACCACTCATTGAGTTAGACAATAACACAATTAGAAAGATACCAATGTCTATCTCTGGTGCAGTTCTTTTCAAGCACAATGCTGTTTACATTGTGGCAGGTGGCCTGACTGGGTTGGGATTTGAAACAGTGAAATTTATTCTACACAATGGAGGTGGCCACATTGTTATTCTCTCAAGAAGAAACCCAAACACTGAAATGGAACAACAACTAGTCAAAGCAAGAAGTGAAAACGAGAACACTAAGGTAATAACTCTACAATGTAATATAAGCCATTATGCTGATGTGAAGAAAGCAATTGATTCAATACAAAAGATTTTTCCAAATATTCCAGTCAAAGGTGTCTTTCACAGTGCTGTTGTCCTGCATGACAGCATCTTAGAAATGTTAAATCTGTCACTCTTTGAGAAGGTCCTGAGCCCAAAAGTCGATGGAGTTGTCAATCTTCATCTTGCCACATTAAATCAAAAGCTGGATTATTTTGTATGTTATTCATCCATTGCATCATTTGCTGGAAACTCTGGACAAGCTAATTACGCTGCTGCCAACTCTTTCTTAGACATTTTCTGCCAATACAGAAGAAATCTTGGCCTTCCTGCCCAATCAATTAATTGGGGAGCTCTGAATACCGGACTGTTACTTGATCGAACACAGGTTCATAACATTTTGCAAGCAAAAGGACTACTTCTAATAACTGTACCAGAAATTCATGAATACCTGAAGAAAAGTCTCCTTATAGACAATCCCCAACAGGCAATAGTCAAGTTTGATTTTAAATTGATGTATGACAGCTTGGCTTCACGCATACCAGTTATGAAGAGGCGATTCTTAAGTTTGGTTCTGGAACATGTCAACAATTTGGAtgacaaaaaacaaataaagcaaTCCAAAGTTAATAAACAAAAATCAGAGGATTATATTTTGTCATTAGTAAGTGAACTCACAAGTGTCACAATAAGTGACATCACAATGAGCAGCCTTCTGAATTCATTGGGGATTGACTCCATGTTGGCAATGACATTACAGAATCGTATCTTTGAAGAGAAAGAAGTAAATGTTCCTGTTGTCAAACTACTGGATCCCAACACAACCATTTTAGATGTGGCATCATTGATTAAACAAAACTCTCCTGATGAAGAAAAGCTGGTGGGGAGCATCATATTGGAAACCCGGCTGTAA